DNA from Paraburkholderia sp. BL10I2N1:
AGGCTGGCCGCGATCGACATCGAACCGATCGGCGTATGAAGCACGCCGGCGTTCGCGCCGCCGACCGCTGCGCCGTCGTTCGCCAGGCCGGCCGCGAGAGGCAACTGCTTGATGATGAGCATCAGGCCGATCGCGGCGAGCATGCCCTTGATCACCGACGACGGCACATAGGCGGCAAAGCGCCCCGCTTTCAACATTCCGAAACCGAACTGGATGACACCCGACAACAGCACGGCGATCAGAAAAGCGGAAAAACCCCCGAGCCGGGCAATGCCTTCGACGACGATCACGACAAGCCCTGCCGCCGGTCCGCTCACGCTCAGCTGGGAGCCGCTCAAGAGCGCCACGACCAGCCCGCCGACGATGCCGGACAACAGACCCGCAAACGGTTCGACGCCGGAAGCATTCGCGATGCCAAGACAAAGCGGCATCGCGACCAGAAAGACAACGGTGCCGGCAAACAGATCGCGCGGCAAGGTCATAAAGGTTTCACGTAGGCTCATGTTTTTCCGGAGAGGTGAGAGTTCGCGGCGGCGGGCACCGCGCGGGTAGATTGATACGCGGCCGGTGGACGGCTTACGAGGCCGCGGCTATTTGACCGGATTCCCCGGTGAAGCCGGAGGCAAGGACCTTGATCAGTCCGTTGTGCAGGCCGAAGATCCAGCCATGCACGCGTGGCGCAGACTCGGCATCACACACGATCGGCGTTCTGCGCAGCTCACGGACCTGTTCCAGTACACTCAACTCGGCCAGGCGGTTGACCCGCGACTCGCCTTCGGGCAAGCCATCCAGTTCCCGCCGGTGTCGCGACGCCAGCGCACATAGCGGCGCAATCCGCCGGGTCACGTGCGGCAAATCCGGCGAGGGCATCAGCAGCGACGCGCGCACCCCGCCGCAACCGTAGTGGCCGCAAACAATCACGTCGTCGACCTTGAGTACGCGCACGGCATATTCGAGGACGCTCATCACGTTGTCGTCGGACGAAGAGAAGAGATTGGCGATATTCCGATGCACGAAGAGATCGCCGGGATTGGCGTGAGTGACCGTTTCAGCCGGCACGCGGCTATCCGAACAGCCGATCCAAAGCACCTTCGGATTCTGGCCTTGCGTGAGGCCGGAGAAGAATTGCGGATCGCTATCGGCGGTCTCACGCGCCCAGGCGACATTCTCGACGAGCATGCGTTTAGTAACTAAAAAGTTAAGTCTTCGCGATTTGTGAGAAGACTTCAGTGTGCTGCGGCCAGAATTGGAACGATGTTGAAACGGGTGAGAGAACAGGCAGCAGCGATGGCGGCGCGGCCCAGACGCGTGAGGTAGTAGCGGTAGGTATGGGCCACCTTCTTGATCAAGCCGAGTGTGCGCAGTCGCGAGAGCTGTCGGGACAGCACCGGGGCGCTCATGTCCACATGCCTGGCCAGATCGGCACGGCGCAGGCCATGCACGTTGAACTCGCCGCGCTGCAAGGCACGCAGCAGTGCTTGCTCGCCGCCGTTGAAGAAGTTGAGTCCTTTGACCCTGCGCTCATTACTGCCCACGCGGGACTGGCTCAAACGTTGAAGGTCGCGCTCACCTGCGCTGGGGTCATCCAGACTCGACAAAAACGCGAGGTAGCGCTGGTTGCAGCCCAGCATGATCTCGCGCAGGTCGAACAGGCTGTAGATGGTTTTCCTCAACGCTGCGAGTTCGTAGGTGCTTTGGCCATTCCTGTGTTCCACCTTGCGGTGGTGTTTGAAGAAGCTCACGTCGTTGATGGTGGTTTCTATCCGCAACACATGGGAGAACTTGTCGTAAACCTTGACGCTGGCAACGCCCATATGGTGCTTGATGCAGCGTCCCTCGATGCGGGTGGACAGCCGCGAGCCGATCTCCTGCGCCAATTGCGGCGTGACCTTCTTGCCCAGGAAGCCGGCTACTTTCCCGGCGTGCGCGGCCAGCACCGCCTGACGCGACAGCACGTCGTACAGCGGCACCAGCGTCTGTTGGCTGCGGAACATCAGGTCAGTGGAATACTCGGCCTGCCGCAGGCTCCAGTGGTAGGTCTGGCCGAACACGTCGAGCACCGGGCACAGCCACTGCGCGTAGCGGTCCAGTCGCTCATGCAGCATATCGGGGCTCAGCGCGTCGGCGATGGCCTGTGCACGGTCCATATCGGCAATGCGCAAAAAGGCGTTGTCGGCCTGCACGAACCCGATGCCCTCGCGCTTGAGCGCACGGGCCACGGCGCCGTGGCCATTGCAGTAGAACTGCAAGCCGAACGGTGCCCAGGTCGGGACCCTGAGGTAGCACAGCCCGAGTTCGTCATCGATGAAGTAGAAGTAGTAGTGCAGACACTTGCCCGTCTCGGGGCGCAGGTAGGTCTTGCCGCTGCTCTTGTCGTGCCACGGCTTGTAGCTCGGGCAGGCCTCCATCGCCGAGATGACGTGCACCAGCCCGGGTGCATCGCCACGCCCCTGCAGCACGCGTGCCACCAGATCTTCCTTGCGGATGTGGCTCTTGTTGACGTGCTCAATCTCGATGCCGGCGGCAGCGCAGACCTCTTGCGCGCGCACACGGATGCGTTCGCGCAGCGGTTCGGCGAACCTGGCGTAGTCGAATAGGCGAATGCCGTTGGCGTTCAGAAAACTCGTCATGCCCGCTGCGTAGCACGCGCCAGGCAGCGTGCCCGTGATCAGGATTCGGTCAAAGCACGACAGCACGCCGTGCAAATTCGCCGCGTAACGCTCAATCAGATCGGCCTTCATGGTTCACTTCGGCATCGGCTGGCTATATGGCTACGCATCGTACTACCTGTTTGGTTCCGGCTCGTCCGGCTTAGGATGATTCATCGACAGGCACTCCAGCGGAGAAAAGAACGGGCGTTATTGATCGTGCGTTTGCTGTTCGACGGACGGGGTTTTGTTGCAAATAACTAAATTCTTGTGAATTGCTTTGTAAAAGAGAGTTTCATCATTCTCAAATATGAAGAGCAATACCGTGTTTTATATAACCTGGTTCGCAAGTGGACTTACTCGTGCGTAATCGTCACCGCCTTCTCGATTTCCCGCTAGTCCCAAACACCAGGATTTGAAATTAGCCCTACGCCTCCACGAGGTAGGCGTGTGACGTCTTCTGAGGCTAGCTCGGCGGTCAATACACGTCGTGCGGCGCACAATGCTTGAACTCTGCAAGTGCTGGCTGGCAATCGTCAAACGCGCTTCAGCGCTGACGCTGTTGATATGTGATCCATTTTCTTCATATTAACAGCTTATACGCGGCAAAGTGTTGCACTTCGCATTTAAAAACAAATTTGACAATTACTTTATTTATTTGGGAATAATCCTATATTCACGCGCTCTATAAAAACAATTTAGGTGTTGAGTGTCCGCTATTGTTTAATCTGTGAAGCGGGGCTGTTGACTTGAAACGTTTTTATTTGGGCAGGTTATGAAATTTGCGTGCTCAATCGCATTTGTGCTCGCCGCTGCGATGTGATTCCGGCTGCTTCGTTTGCTGCTGACGGTTCAGTCACCAATGAACCGAGCTTGCCAAACCGGGGAAGTTCTTATAGGCGGTGTGTGAGGGGCGAGCCGCGAGCCCTGCCCCTATCCCGATTTTTCAGGCGTCGCGCAATGCGAGCGCAACGGATTCGATCACCTCGTCCCAGGCTCCCGGTTCCGGCTGGCGAACGAGTTGCACGCCCGGATACCACGGGCTGCGCGCATCACCGACGAACCAGCGCCAGTCGGCGGCGAACGGGAGCATCAGCCAGAGCGGCTTGCGCAACGCGCCGGCGAGGTGGGCAATCGACGTATCGGTCGACACGACCGCATCGAGCCGCTCGATGATCGCAGCGGTATCCGCAAAGTCTCCGATACGCTGCTCGAAGCGATGGATCGACGCGCTGCGCGGATGCGCGTCCAGCGCAGCCCGATCCGCTGCGCTGAGCTCGGGTTGCAGCACGATCCAGTCGATGCCCTCGAGCGCGAACAGCGGGTCGAGCGCGGCGAGCGACATCGTGCGGTTTTCGTGCTGCTGGATGCGGCCGGACCAGGCGAGCCCGATCTTGCGCTTCGCCTGCCCGCCGATCGACCCGCGCCACTTGCGTAGATAGGCCGGCGGCACAGTGAGATACGGCGTGCGCGCCGGAATGCTCTCGAGCGTCAGGCCGAGCGCGAGCGGCAGGCTCAACAGGGGACATTGCAGGTCCGCACGGGGCCGCGGGGCGCCCTGGGCAATCAGCATCACGCGCCAGTCTTGCGCCGCTGGAGCAAGGATCGGTAGCACTTGAGGCTGCACCTCGAGCACGATACGGACGGCTTGCTGCGCAACGAGCGGCACGAAACGCACGAATTGCAGCGTGTCGCCGAAACCCTGTTCGGCGTGAATGAAGAGGGTCTTGCCTTTGATCGGCTCGCCGCGCCAGCGGGGCAGCGTTTGCGTGCCAGGCTGTGCGGAGATTTCGAGCCGCCATTCGTATTCGGGCAGACCGCGCGCGAAGTCACCGAGCGT
Protein-coding regions in this window:
- a CDS encoding carbonic anhydrase: MLVENVAWARETADSDPQFFSGLTQGQNPKVLWIGCSDSRVPAETVTHANPGDLFVHRNIANLFSSSDDNVMSVLEYAVRVLKVDDVIVCGHYGCGGVRASLLMPSPDLPHVTRRIAPLCALASRHRRELDGLPEGESRVNRLAELSVLEQVRELRRTPIVCDAESAPRVHGWIFGLHNGLIKVLASGFTGESGQIAAAS
- a CDS encoding winged helix-turn-helix domain-containing protein, which codes for MKADLIERYAANLHGVLSCFDRILITGTLPGACYAAGMTSFLNANGIRLFDYARFAEPLRERIRVRAQEVCAAAGIEIEHVNKSHIRKEDLVARVLQGRGDAPGLVHVISAMEACPSYKPWHDKSSGKTYLRPETGKCLHYYFYFIDDELGLCYLRVPTWAPFGLQFYCNGHGAVARALKREGIGFVQADNAFLRIADMDRAQAIADALSPDMLHERLDRYAQWLCPVLDVFGQTYHWSLRQAEYSTDLMFRSQQTLVPLYDVLSRQAVLAAHAGKVAGFLGKKVTPQLAQEIGSRLSTRIEGRCIKHHMGVASVKVYDKFSHVLRIETTINDVSFFKHHRKVEHRNGQSTYELAALRKTIYSLFDLREIMLGCNQRYLAFLSSLDDPSAGERDLQRLSQSRVGSNERRVKGLNFFNGGEQALLRALQRGEFNVHGLRRADLARHVDMSAPVLSRQLSRLRTLGLIKKVAHTYRYYLTRLGRAAIAAACSLTRFNIVPILAAAH